A window of Corallococcus macrosporus DSM 14697 contains these coding sequences:
- a CDS encoding PHP domain-containing protein: MIDLHSHTTASDGQYAPTELLARAAAAGVTVLAVTDHDTVAGLAEAAEAARAHGVELVPGIEISAFIHGRECHILGHFLRPDDEDIARFADRLRLEREQRMEALLERMRQLGYPVRMEHVRAVAGDAQLGRPHLARVLVDRGWVVDVKEAFDRFLGTRGAAWVERFKLDGEDAIRLIRKAGGTATLAHPGSSRMERLEIRALAQLGLAGLEVLHEDHNPSVRQKYLALAKELDLVPTAGSDFHGEAISAEHRLGSASMPPELFARLKARARA; this comes from the coding sequence GTGATTGACCTGCACTCGCACACCACCGCCAGCGACGGTCAATATGCCCCCACGGAGCTGCTGGCCCGCGCGGCCGCCGCCGGGGTGACGGTGCTGGCGGTGACGGACCACGACACCGTCGCGGGGCTGGCCGAGGCCGCGGAGGCGGCGCGCGCCCACGGCGTGGAGCTGGTGCCCGGCATCGAAATCTCCGCGTTCATCCACGGACGCGAGTGCCACATCCTGGGCCACTTCCTGCGGCCGGACGACGAGGACATCGCCCGCTTCGCCGACCGGCTCCGCCTGGAGCGCGAGCAACGCATGGAGGCCCTGCTGGAGCGGATGCGGCAGCTCGGCTACCCGGTGCGCATGGAGCACGTCCGGGCGGTGGCCGGTGACGCGCAGCTCGGCCGCCCCCACCTGGCCCGGGTGCTGGTGGACAGGGGGTGGGTGGTGGACGTGAAGGAGGCCTTCGACCGCTTCCTGGGAACGCGGGGCGCCGCCTGGGTGGAGCGCTTCAAGTTGGACGGCGAGGACGCCATCCGCCTCATCCGCAAGGCGGGCGGCACGGCCACCCTCGCCCACCCGGGCTCGTCGCGCATGGAGCGGCTCGAAATCCGCGCGCTCGCGCAGCTCGGCCTGGCCGGCCTGGAGGTCCTCCACGAGGACCACAACCCCAGCGTGCGGCAGAAGTACCTCGCCCTGGCGAAGGAGCTGGACCTGGTCCCCACCGCCGGCAGCGACTTCCACGGCGAGGCCATCTCCGCCGAGCACCGCCTGGGCTCCGCCTCCATGCCGCCCGAGCTGTTCGCCCGGCTCAAGGCGCGCGCCCGGGCCTGA
- a CDS encoding OsmC family protein: MSSPQPPATGVVMTLVSQPQFKTQLTHGPSGTVNQTEAPRDNGGTGGSFSPTDLVGAALMSCAVTTMHLFASREGIALGEVRARVEKRMTPPPRRIGELVLDIQMPAGLSAEQRATLEKVGRECPVARSLHPDVKLPVTFSYPD; this comes from the coding sequence ATGAGCTCGCCGCAGCCGCCCGCCACGGGCGTGGTGATGACGCTGGTCAGCCAGCCCCAGTTCAAGACGCAGCTCACCCACGGCCCGTCTGGCACGGTGAACCAGACGGAGGCCCCGCGCGACAACGGCGGCACCGGAGGCAGCTTCTCGCCCACGGACCTGGTGGGCGCGGCGCTGATGTCCTGCGCGGTGACGACGATGCACCTGTTCGCCTCGCGGGAGGGCATTGCCCTGGGCGAGGTGCGCGCCCGCGTGGAGAAGCGCATGACGCCCCCGCCGCGCCGCATTGGCGAACTGGTGCTGGACATCCAGATGCCCGCGGGCCTGTCCGCCGAGCAGCGCGCCACGCTGGAGAAGGTGGGCCGCGAGTGCCCCGTGGCCCGCAGCCTCCACCCGGACGTGAAGCTGCCGGTGACGTTCAGCTATCCGGACTGA
- a CDS encoding deoxyhypusine synthase family protein yields the protein MAKTSSKPKKSLRGAYSGARKADPRPITGKEKPAELLAHAFSAYVGRQERTAFELMSKSMEQDASVFLTLSGAMTPAGLHQSCIIPLIEKGVISAITTTGANLYHDAHRIIGHAIREVNPNAGDLQYRLARIIRIYDLGFWEEALLDTDRLFSAIIRGPEFQRKMTTPEFHYLLGKAVHQIEKKLGVKQPSLLSTAYKHAVPIWVGAVQDGSIFLNVVKLKRLLGDAFKFELDINDDVYSMAAMQHFCRHHGSKRLAIWILGGGVPKNYTLQGEPLLDQILSVPTQGFDIDVQFCVDPVDNGALSSCPAGEGHTWGKVSVEAVETGSVYVHCDVTAVFPWLTHALLNEPRNKRKPMRLMDKLPEAITFLDADVKKRRKSLMKTLDWSVEDAEPSTEDDAKQHEAYVR from the coding sequence ATGGCCAAGACCTCCTCGAAGCCGAAGAAGTCGTTGCGCGGCGCGTATTCCGGAGCGCGCAAGGCGGACCCGCGCCCCATCACCGGCAAGGAGAAGCCGGCGGAGCTGCTCGCGCACGCCTTCAGCGCCTACGTGGGGCGCCAGGAGCGCACGGCGTTCGAGCTGATGTCGAAGTCCATGGAGCAGGACGCGTCGGTGTTCCTCACGCTGTCCGGCGCGATGACGCCCGCGGGCCTGCACCAGAGCTGCATCATCCCGCTCATCGAGAAGGGCGTCATCTCCGCCATCACCACCACGGGCGCCAACCTCTACCACGACGCCCACCGCATCATCGGCCACGCCATCCGCGAGGTGAACCCGAACGCGGGGGACCTCCAGTACCGCCTGGCGCGCATCATCCGCATCTACGACCTGGGCTTCTGGGAGGAGGCGCTGCTGGACACCGACCGGCTCTTCTCCGCCATCATCCGGGGGCCGGAGTTCCAGCGGAAGATGACCACGCCGGAGTTCCATTACCTGCTGGGCAAGGCCGTCCACCAGATTGAGAAGAAGCTGGGCGTGAAGCAGCCGTCGCTGTTGTCCACGGCCTACAAGCACGCGGTGCCCATCTGGGTGGGCGCGGTGCAGGACGGCTCCATCTTCCTCAACGTGGTGAAGCTCAAGCGGCTCTTGGGTGACGCGTTCAAGTTCGAGCTCGACATCAACGACGACGTCTACTCCATGGCCGCCATGCAGCACTTCTGCCGGCACCACGGCAGCAAGCGGCTGGCCATCTGGATTCTGGGCGGCGGCGTGCCCAAGAACTACACGCTCCAGGGCGAGCCGCTGCTGGACCAGATTCTCAGCGTGCCCACGCAGGGCTTCGACATCGACGTGCAGTTCTGCGTGGACCCGGTGGACAACGGCGCGCTGTCGAGCTGCCCGGCCGGTGAGGGCCACACCTGGGGCAAGGTCTCCGTGGAGGCGGTGGAGACGGGCTCGGTGTACGTGCACTGCGACGTGACGGCGGTGTTCCCCTGGCTGACGCACGCGCTGCTCAACGAGCCGAGGAACAAGCGCAAGCCGATGCGGCTGATGGACAAGCTGCCGGAGGCCATCACCTTCCTGGACGCGGACGTGAAGAAGCGCCGCAAGTCGCTGATGAAGACGCTGGACTGGAGCGTGGAGGACGCCGAGCCTTCCACCGAGGACGACGCGAAGCAGCACGAGGCGTACGTCCGCTGA
- a CDS encoding tetratricopeptide repeat protein: MECPSETTLSDFLEGALPDAHRTRVLAHVEGCERCQEHLALGASVSEAVSPLAEGPQVAAGTHLSRYVVRERIGRGAMGEVYAAYDPELDRRVALKLLRPEGRQLEELRLRLLREAQALARLAHPNVVTVHDVGVCGDCVFLALELVEGASLAEWLTAPRPWRDVVRVFIDAGRGLAAAHAAGLVHRDFKPGNVLVGNDGRVRVTDFGLARPSHRRVPGRGATPARPPEAATSGSLVDSPLTHSGALLGTPAYMAPEQLQGHDVDARSDQFSFCVALHEALHGVRPFEGQTLEALGQAAREGRIRAPERESKVPARVRKAVLRGLRALPEERFASMEALLAELSPRASRRRAWVGASAAVACLLGLTVGYVAAHRRQAGCELEAARLSAVWGPERRERIHAAFLATDKPFAAAAWEAVATSLDRHAETWRTLRTDACIASRDDASASWQTAACLDTRLWDLAAVVDVLETADARTVQNAPRMVASLEGLSGCRDAPELANRPQPPEALRPRVDAARRKLAEARARMDAGNHPGALEVTTALLQDLQGLDYRPLEAEVLTLHGYAHGLAGRPREAEEHLYEALWAAEAGRDDETAARVWNLLLWVVGDQMARMDEANRLVHHARAAVERLGRERFPHIATDLHLRMGGLLLVQGKLDEADAEYTQGLALARRTAGPSRPRVTYFLTGLGRVRSRQLRAEEALALFREAQAHAFQERQWSPEHPVLALNLNNIATELMYLGRTQEARETFQRSLALLEAARGEDHASLAAPLNNLAGLLRREGRLDEARSHYARALAIFERSKGPDHPSTVTALGGLGMVAYDSDRLDEALAHNQQALERIQRSVGEDSPRLEMSLRNLGLIHLRAGRPAAARRSLTQALSLLQQVNGADSVVACGVERDLARVDLETGAFRAALTRCQRALTLDEAAQGEDSPDVALDLACLGEAHLGLGAPGRAAPLLERARRIHARAWLDRKEAARVSFLLARALWERPTPDERARASALVLEAKAWLEAQGPRARREHEELMAWQARHLPRVSEVTR, translated from the coding sequence ATGGAGTGCCCGAGCGAGACGACACTGAGCGACTTCCTCGAGGGGGCGCTCCCGGACGCACACCGGACGCGCGTGCTGGCCCACGTGGAGGGCTGTGAGCGCTGCCAGGAGCACCTGGCGCTGGGCGCCAGTGTGTCGGAGGCCGTCTCCCCGCTGGCGGAGGGGCCGCAGGTCGCCGCGGGCACCCACCTGTCACGCTACGTGGTGCGGGAGCGCATTGGCCGGGGCGCCATGGGCGAGGTGTACGCGGCGTACGATCCGGAGCTGGACCGGCGGGTGGCGCTGAAGCTGCTGCGTCCGGAGGGCCGGCAGTTGGAGGAGCTGCGCCTGCGGCTGCTGCGCGAGGCCCAGGCCCTGGCCCGGCTGGCCCACCCGAACGTCGTCACCGTCCACGACGTGGGCGTCTGCGGCGACTGCGTCTTCCTGGCGCTGGAGCTGGTGGAGGGCGCGTCCCTGGCGGAGTGGCTGACGGCGCCGCGCCCCTGGCGGGACGTGGTGCGCGTCTTCATCGACGCGGGCCGGGGGCTCGCGGCCGCCCACGCCGCCGGGCTGGTCCACCGCGACTTCAAGCCGGGCAACGTCCTGGTGGGGAACGACGGGCGCGTCCGGGTGACGGACTTCGGGCTGGCGCGTCCGTCCCACCGCCGGGTGCCGGGCCGTGGCGCCACGCCGGCGCGTCCGCCCGAGGCGGCGACGTCGGGCTCGCTGGTGGACTCGCCGCTGACGCACTCGGGCGCGCTGCTGGGCACGCCCGCGTACATGGCGCCCGAGCAGCTCCAGGGCCACGACGTGGACGCGCGCTCGGACCAGTTCAGCTTCTGCGTGGCGCTCCATGAAGCGCTCCACGGGGTGCGCCCCTTCGAGGGCCAGACGCTGGAGGCCCTGGGGCAGGCCGCGCGGGAAGGCCGCATCCGCGCGCCGGAGCGCGAGTCGAAGGTCCCCGCCCGCGTGAGGAAGGCGGTGCTGCGCGGGCTCCGCGCCCTGCCGGAGGAGCGCTTCGCGTCGATGGAGGCGCTGCTGGCCGAGCTGTCGCCACGCGCCAGCCGTCGCCGCGCCTGGGTGGGGGCCTCCGCCGCCGTGGCCTGCCTGCTGGGGCTCACCGTGGGCTATGTCGCCGCGCATCGGCGGCAGGCCGGCTGCGAGTTGGAGGCCGCGCGGCTCTCCGCTGTCTGGGGGCCGGAGCGCCGGGAGCGGATTCACGCGGCCTTCCTCGCCACGGACAAGCCCTTCGCCGCCGCCGCATGGGAGGCGGTGGCCACATCGCTGGACCGTCACGCGGAGACCTGGCGCACGCTGCGCACCGACGCGTGCATCGCCTCGCGTGACGACGCCAGCGCCTCGTGGCAGACGGCGGCGTGTCTGGACACCCGGCTGTGGGACCTGGCCGCCGTGGTGGACGTGCTGGAGACGGCGGACGCGCGGACGGTGCAGAACGCGCCGCGGATGGTGGCGTCCCTGGAGGGCCTGTCCGGCTGCCGGGACGCGCCGGAGCTGGCGAACCGGCCCCAGCCTCCAGAGGCGCTGAGGCCGCGCGTGGACGCCGCGCGGCGCAAGCTGGCCGAGGCCCGGGCCCGCATGGACGCGGGCAACCACCCCGGCGCCCTGGAGGTGACGACCGCGCTGCTCCAGGACCTCCAGGGGCTGGACTACCGCCCGCTGGAGGCCGAGGTCCTCACGCTGCACGGCTATGCGCACGGGCTCGCCGGCAGGCCCAGGGAGGCCGAGGAGCACCTCTACGAGGCGCTGTGGGCCGCCGAGGCGGGCCGCGACGACGAGACGGCGGCGCGCGTCTGGAATCTCCTCCTGTGGGTGGTGGGCGACCAGATGGCGCGCATGGACGAGGCGAACCGGCTGGTGCACCACGCCCGCGCCGCGGTGGAGCGCCTGGGACGCGAGCGCTTCCCGCACATCGCCACCGACCTGCACCTGCGCATGGGCGGCCTGCTGCTGGTGCAGGGCAAGCTGGATGAAGCGGACGCGGAGTACACGCAAGGGCTCGCGCTGGCGCGAAGGACGGCGGGCCCCTCGCGCCCGCGCGTCACCTACTTCCTCACCGGCCTGGGGCGGGTGCGCTCGCGGCAGCTCCGCGCGGAGGAGGCGCTGGCGCTCTTCCGCGAGGCCCAGGCCCACGCGTTCCAGGAGCGCCAGTGGAGCCCCGAGCACCCGGTGCTCGCGCTCAACCTCAACAACATCGCCACCGAGCTGATGTACCTGGGCCGCACGCAGGAAGCGCGGGAGACGTTCCAGCGCTCGCTGGCGCTGCTGGAGGCCGCGCGCGGCGAGGACCATGCGAGCCTGGCCGCGCCGCTCAACAACCTGGCCGGCCTGCTGCGCCGCGAGGGCCGGCTGGACGAGGCCCGGAGCCACTACGCGCGGGCCCTGGCCATCTTCGAGCGCAGCAAGGGGCCGGACCACCCGAGCACCGTCACCGCGCTCGGCGGCCTGGGCATGGTGGCCTATGACTCGGACCGGCTCGACGAGGCGCTCGCCCACAACCAGCAGGCGCTGGAGCGCATCCAGCGCAGCGTGGGCGAGGACTCCCCCCGCCTGGAGATGTCGCTGCGCAACCTGGGCCTCATCCACCTGCGCGCGGGCCGGCCCGCGGCGGCGCGGCGCAGCCTGACGCAGGCGCTGAGCCTCCTCCAGCAGGTGAACGGCGCCGACAGCGTGGTGGCGTGCGGCGTGGAGCGGGACCTGGCCCGGGTGGACCTGGAGACGGGCGCGTTCCGGGCGGCGCTCACCCGCTGCCAGCGGGCGCTCACGCTGGATGAAGCCGCGCAGGGCGAGGACAGCCCGGACGTCGCCCTGGACTTGGCCTGCCTCGGCGAGGCCCACCTGGGCCTGGGCGCGCCCGGGCGGGCCGCGCCGCTGCTCGAACGCGCGCGGCGCATCCATGCCCGCGCGTGGCTGGACCGGAAGGAGGCGGCGCGGGTGTCCTTCCTGCTCGCCCGGGCCCTGTGGGAGCGGCCCACGCCGGATGAACGGGCGCGGGCCTCGGCGCTCGTCCTGGAGGCGAAGGCGTGGCTGGAAGCCCAGGGCCCGCGCGCCCGGCGCGAGCACGAGGAGCTCATGGCCTGGCAGGCACGGCACCTCCCCCGCGTGAGCGAGGTCACCCGATGA
- a CDS encoding sigma-70 family RNA polymerase sigma factor, with product MSPAPGTLTALLLAGAPEPLHAALRSTPAVESLLTDLVARGRAAWPTVAVSPEALLHHVGRHLREQGCPLDALRQLHAEDVHLACACARGEPHALALFEKHVLQKAAARLSRHSAAQVDEVLQVTRQRLLLGAHGGAPKIAEYSGRGSLGGWVRIVASRIGGELLARAGRHEQASTPPEALEHLLSRDDPERNVLQAHSRRALSESLQVALEALSERERALLRLHHLHGLTMDRIATLYAEPRSSVARHVAQARERLLKRTQRELAARLKLDGREVESLLGLVVSRLDLSLHRLMG from the coding sequence ATGAGCCCGGCTCCGGGCACGCTGACGGCGCTGCTGCTCGCGGGGGCGCCCGAGCCGCTGCACGCGGCGCTGCGGTCCACGCCGGCCGTGGAGTCGCTGCTGACGGACCTGGTGGCCAGAGGCCGCGCGGCCTGGCCCACCGTGGCGGTATCTCCAGAGGCCCTGTTGCACCACGTGGGCCGGCACCTGCGCGAGCAGGGGTGCCCGCTGGACGCGCTCCGCCAGCTCCACGCCGAGGACGTCCACCTGGCGTGCGCCTGCGCGCGAGGCGAGCCGCACGCGCTGGCGCTCTTCGAGAAACACGTCCTCCAGAAGGCGGCGGCGCGGCTGTCCCGCCACAGCGCGGCGCAGGTGGACGAGGTGCTCCAGGTGACGCGCCAGCGGCTGCTCTTGGGCGCCCACGGCGGCGCGCCGAAAATCGCGGAGTACTCCGGCCGGGGCTCGCTGGGCGGCTGGGTGCGCATCGTCGCCTCGCGCATTGGCGGGGAGCTGCTGGCGCGGGCGGGCCGCCACGAGCAGGCCTCCACGCCGCCCGAGGCCCTGGAGCACCTGCTGTCCCGGGACGACCCCGAGCGCAACGTGCTCCAGGCCCACTCGCGGCGGGCCCTGTCGGAGTCCCTCCAGGTGGCGCTGGAGGCGCTGTCCGAGCGGGAACGCGCCCTGCTGCGGCTGCACCACCTCCACGGCCTCACCATGGACCGCATCGCCACGCTGTACGCGGAGCCGCGCTCCAGCGTGGCGCGGCACGTGGCCCAGGCCCGGGAGCGGCTGCTGAAGCGGACCCAGCGCGAGCTGGCCGCGCGGCTGAAGCTGGACGGGCGCGAGGTGGAGAGCCTGCTGGGGCTGGTGGTGAGCCGACTGGACCTGAGCCTCCACCGGCTGATGGGCTGA
- a CDS encoding YceI family protein, which yields MKLSLMSLTAAAFLSLPALAATTEYELDSTNSVALFSVKHMMVSNVRGTFTKVTGTAHIDEQDLTKSKVEATIDATTVNTNDAKRDEHLRAPDFFDTAKYPTITFKSTKVEKARGGLKVTGNLTLHGVTKPVVLDVEGFTTVSKDPYGNTKRGGSATTKINRKDFGLSWNDVLETGGVAVGEEVTITLDIQMNQKKPAPAATNGAP from the coding sequence ATGAAGCTGTCCTTGATGTCCCTGACCGCCGCCGCGTTCCTCTCACTGCCCGCGCTCGCCGCCACCACGGAGTACGAGCTGGATTCGACCAACTCGGTCGCCCTCTTCTCCGTGAAGCACATGATGGTGTCCAACGTCCGGGGCACCTTCACCAAGGTGACGGGCACGGCCCACATCGACGAGCAGGACCTCACGAAGTCGAAGGTGGAGGCGACCATCGACGCCACCACCGTCAACACGAACGACGCCAAGCGCGACGAGCACCTGCGCGCCCCGGACTTCTTCGACACCGCGAAGTACCCCACCATCACCTTCAAGTCGACGAAGGTGGAGAAGGCCCGAGGGGGACTGAAGGTGACGGGCAACCTCACCCTCCACGGCGTGACGAAGCCCGTGGTGTTGGACGTGGAGGGCTTCACCACGGTGTCGAAGGACCCCTACGGCAACACCAAGCGGGGCGGGTCGGCCACCACGAAAATCAACCGCAAGGACTTCGGCCTGAGCTGGAACGACGTGCTGGAGACGGGCGGCGTGGCGGTGGGCGAGGAGGTCACCATCACCCTCGACATCCAGATGAACCAGAAGAAGCCCGCCCCGGCCGCCACGAACGGCGCGCCGTAG
- a CDS encoding DMT family transporter: MRAPTAAASRLRQWGDAPLLLLIATGMLLGSMLPMSRVARVEGWSPLAFAFWPALGSGLALVAAAGRAGTRPATTWPVLRYSLIAGVLSVAIPNTVTFIVMQRVGTSLTSLVYTLPPLFTYTFAWGVGIERYRPLRLAGILVGLVGAALLVLSRESAGGLDASAWLALALCTPISIAAGNVYRKLHMPPGVESGLLAGGMLLGGSLALLPLQLASGGPLATRPSAWLVILAQCAFTALGYRVYFHFQRVADPVYFSQFGYVLSATGVLSGLLFFNEHLSLPTLLAIGVIVAGIALVNLRPGEARA; this comes from the coding sequence ATGCGAGCCCCCACCGCCGCCGCGTCACGGCTCCGCCAGTGGGGTGACGCCCCCCTGCTGCTGCTCATCGCCACGGGCATGCTGCTGGGGAGCATGCTGCCCATGTCACGCGTGGCCCGCGTGGAGGGCTGGTCTCCCCTGGCCTTCGCCTTCTGGCCCGCGCTCGGCAGCGGGTTGGCGCTGGTCGCCGCCGCGGGCCGCGCCGGTACCAGGCCCGCCACGACGTGGCCGGTCCTTCGCTACAGCCTGATTGCCGGCGTGCTCAGCGTGGCCATCCCCAACACCGTGACGTTCATCGTCATGCAGCGGGTGGGGACCAGCCTGACGTCGCTGGTGTACACGCTGCCGCCGCTCTTCACGTACACCTTCGCCTGGGGCGTGGGCATCGAACGGTACCGGCCCCTCCGTCTGGCCGGAATCCTGGTCGGGTTGGTGGGCGCCGCCCTCCTGGTGCTGAGCCGCGAGTCCGCGGGCGGCCTGGACGCCTCCGCGTGGCTGGCCCTGGCGCTCTGCACGCCCATCAGCATCGCCGCGGGAAACGTGTACCGGAAGCTCCACATGCCCCCGGGCGTGGAGTCCGGCCTCCTGGCCGGAGGCATGCTGCTGGGGGGCTCGCTCGCGCTGCTCCCGCTGCAACTGGCGAGCGGCGGCCCCCTGGCGACCCGCCCCTCCGCGTGGCTGGTCATCCTGGCGCAGTGCGCCTTCACCGCTCTTGGCTATCGCGTCTACTTCCACTTCCAGCGCGTCGCCGACCCGGTGTACTTCAGCCAGTTCGGCTACGTGCTGTCGGCGACCGGCGTGCTCTCCGGCCTGCTCTTCTTCAACGAGCACCTGAGCCTGCCCACCCTGCTCGCCATCGGCGTCATCGTGGCGGGCATCGCCCTGGTCAACCTGCGCCCGGGTGAAGCGCGCGCATGA